A section of the Bryobacteraceae bacterium genome encodes:
- a CDS encoding diacylglycerol kinase → MSGPKKTVLLYNPEAGRIRTRRDLLRRLLERLREELGAVEAAATEGPMTAGCIARQWIEAGAELICVAGGDGTLNEAAAGVAGTDAALLPLPAGTANVLCNELGLGNDPLRAAAELKRLTPVSVAPGVLRSGSGERLFLCMAGAGLDARIVRLVSPEFKRRFGKLSYWEAGLAQLGRRLEQFEAVVDGRRYTCSFALMSRVRNYGGDLWIARHANLLEERLAVVLFEGSSSLRYLKYFAGVVLGRLAGMRGVHVLDARQVEVRLLDNPVIDLQVDGEHAGYAPATVELSRRRLRLLVPKRYATAMRPAATASPAVAEPLGRGD, encoded by the coding sequence GTGTCAGGGCCGAAGAAAACCGTACTGCTGTACAACCCGGAGGCGGGGCGAATCCGCACGCGCAGGGACCTTCTCCGCCGCCTGCTGGAACGATTGCGGGAGGAGCTGGGCGCGGTGGAGGCTGCGGCCACCGAGGGGCCGATGACGGCTGGCTGCATCGCCCGCCAATGGATCGAGGCGGGTGCCGAACTGATCTGCGTGGCCGGCGGCGACGGAACGCTGAACGAGGCCGCCGCAGGCGTCGCCGGGACCGATGCGGCGCTGCTGCCGCTGCCGGCGGGCACGGCGAATGTGCTGTGCAATGAGCTGGGGCTGGGCAACGACCCTTTGCGGGCGGCGGCGGAACTGAAGCGGTTGACGCCCGTCTCGGTTGCGCCCGGCGTGCTGCGGTCCGGCTCCGGCGAAAGGCTCTTCCTCTGCATGGCCGGCGCGGGGCTCGATGCGCGGATCGTGCGCCTGGTGAGCCCGGAGTTCAAGCGCCGCTTCGGCAAGCTGAGCTATTGGGAAGCCGGGCTCGCGCAGTTGGGCCGGCGGCTGGAACAGTTCGAGGCCGTGGTGGATGGGCGCCGTTACACGTGCAGCTTCGCGCTGATGAGCCGCGTGCGGAATTACGGCGGCGACCTGTGGATCGCGCGCCACGCCAATCTTCTGGAGGAGCGCCTCGCCGTGGTGCTGTTTGAAGGCTCGAGTTCGCTGCGCTACCTCAAATATTTCGCCGGCGTAGTGCTTGGAAGGCTGGCGGGAATGCGCGGCGTTCATGTGCTGGACGCACGGCAGGTGGAGGTGCGGCTGCTGGACAACCCGGTCATCGACCTCCAGGTGGATGGGGAACACGCCGGCTACGCTCCCGCTACCGTTGAGCTGAGCCGGAGGCGTCTGCGGTTGCTGGTACCGAAGCGCTACGCCACGGCGATGCGCCCGGCGGCCACGGCGAGCCCGGCCGTTGCCGAGCCGCTGGGCCGGGGCGATTGA